Below is a window of Cytobacillus firmus DNA.
GCTTTTAGGAGGAGCGCCTACCCCCTCGAGGTGTCGGGGGTGGGCAAGGCGCTTGCGCTTTTCTTATACAAGCGTACTTTTGTGAAAGGCGGGAGAATAATAGTATAATAATTCCTATACAAATAATAAGAATTTAAGTGAAACGAGGTGCCCCTCATTGAAATTCCAAGACTTAAAAACCCCCGAAGAAAGAATCAGGCTCATGGAAGAGCTCTCAAAAAAATTTTTATCAAGAGCAGCCAAAAACGATGAAGAAGGCCTTTTTCCGTTTGAAAATATGAAAGAACTAAAAGAATCCGGCTACACCTCCTTGACCGTCCCTAAACGATACGGGGGAAAAGAAATCTCCCTATCTGAATTTCTGCACCTCCAGGAAAAGATAGCGGAAGGTGATGGCTCCACCGCCCTGTCCATTGGATGGCATATGGGGATTATCAAAAGCCTTGGCGAGAAAAACAACTGGGAAGAAGCAGTATTTAAGAAGCTGTGTGAAGACGTCAAAAAGGGTGCCCTAATGAATAACTGTGCAACAGAACCGCAGACCGGCAGCCCTACAAGGGGAGGCAAGCCTGTTACCTCTGCACGAAAAGAGGAGGATTCCTGGATCATTAATGGCCGGAAAAGCTTCACAACCATGGCTCCCGTGCTGGATTACTTCAATGTGAGCGCCACGATTGAAGAGAGTGGAGAGATTGGGAACTTTTTAATTCCGGGAAATTCTACAGGTCTGGAGATTGAGGAAACGTGGGACAGTATTGCTATGAGAGGAACAGGAAGCCATGACCTTCTTATAAAAGATGTAAGGGTAAAGGAAGAGGCCCTTGTTGAGCTGTTTCAGCCCGGGAAAAAAGGCGCTGCCGGCTGGCTTCTCCACATTCCGGCCTGTTATTTGGGCATTGCACAGGCTGCTCAGGATTATGCGATTACCTTTGCGAAAGACTACTCCCCGAACAGCATAAAGGGTGCCATCATTGATTTGCCCAATGTTCAGCAAAAAATTGGAGAGATGGAATTTGAACTCATGAGAGCACGCTATTTCCTTTATTCAGTTGCAGATAAATGGGATGAAGCAAACGATGAAACGAGAAGCGGGATGCAGCCTGAATTGGGAGCGGTCAAGCTGGCTGTAACGAACGCGGCCATTACAGTAGTCGATTTGGCCATGCGGGTAGCAGGTGCCCGCAGTTTATCAGTAAAAAATCCGCTGCAGCGCTATTACAGGGATGTACGTGCCGGGCTGCATAACCCGCCAATGGATGATATGACAATTCAGGCATTAGCAAAAAATGCGATAAAGTAACGAGGAAAGCTGCTGTTTTAGACGGCAGCTTTTTTATATGCCATTTGTGGCAAGTTTGACTTCTTTCAAAATCGGCTAAAGAGAAAGTACCTTTTACATAAAGTGACTGCATATAATCACATAGGCAGGAATGTGCAGGCAATACTAAAAAATATTATAAAACGTAAGGAGTTAAAGATATGACAAATAAAGTGTTTATGGTATTGGCGTTTGCGGGTGTTCCGCTGTCTGTCATCGGAACATTGATGCACTGGTCCAATATCTTGCTGTTTGTGATATACTGCATCACAATTATCGCATTAGCCAGCTATATGGGAAGGGCGACAGAAAGCCTTGCCGTAGTAGCGGGTCCCCGAATTGGCGGATTACTGAATGCCACCTTTGGAAATGCAGTTGAACTTATCATTTCGATTTTCGCTTTAAAGGCCGGCCTGATAAGTGTTGTGCTTGCATCACTGACAGGATCCGTATTGGGGAATTTACTTTTAGTGGCAGGACTATCATTTTTCGTTGGAGGAGTAAAATACAAGACCCAGTCCTTTAATGTCTTTGATGCACGCCACAATTCAGGACTTCTGATGTTTGCGGTCATTGTGGCTTTTGTAATCCCGGAGGTTTTTTCCATGACCATGGATGAAGCTGAAACGATTACGTTCAGCATCGGCATTTCTGTCATTTTAATCGCTCTGTATTTAGCGGCTTTGTTCTTCAAATTGGTCACCCACCGGGGCGTCTATCAATCAAAAGAGGAGAGCAAAAGCTCTCATGAGGAGGAAACCCCCGAATGGAGCAAAGGGAAGGCCATTGCGGTGCTTGCCATTTCGACCATTGCCGTTGCCTATGTATCAGAGAATCTGGTGCATACCTTCGAAACAGTCGGAGAAGCGTTTGGCTGGACAGAGCTGTTTATTGGGGTAGTGATAGTGGCCATCGTCGGAAATGCGGCAGAGCATGCTTCTGCCATCATTATGGCTTATAAAAATAAAATGGACATTGCTGTTGAAATTGCCGTTGGTTCCACACTTCAGGTGGCGATGTTCGTAGCGCCAGTCCTTGTACTGCTTTCGCTGCTCTTCCCAACAGCCATGCCGCTTGTTTTTACATTACCTGAGCTGATTGCCATGGTGACGGCCGTTCTGCTGATGATTGTCATTGGCAATGACGGGGAAACCAACTGGTTTGAAGGAGCCACTCTCCTGGCAGCTTACGTAATCATGGGAATAGGATTTTATCTTTTATAGCACATAGAAAACCGGCTCTGAAAATTCTCAGAGCCGGTTATTTATATGGGTATTTAAGTACTTTTCTTAAAGGATTATGTTTTTTCAGAGAATGGTTCTGTTCGCTTTCTGTCATTGATCACCAACCTTCATGCTGATTTTTGATCATTAACCTGACTTGCAGATGACTTAACAAAAAAACGATTCTCCTCCTTTTACATAGTAGTGGGGTTGATTTCCACTGCCCTCCTTTAATTTAGTAATCTCATTATAACCCTTTATTTGATATTTGTAAATATTCTGATTTTTACAATTTTGTTACAAAACAATCGAAACAAAGCTTATTTTGCATGGGAGGGATAATATCCCCTTTCTCCGAAAAAACTAATATCAACCTAAAAAGATTGTGACTTGAAAGGAGAAAGACATCATGAAAAAATACGTAAGCATTCTTTTTTTAGGTCTTATACTATTGCTGTCATTCCATCCGGCCGCAGAAGCGCAGAAAGGGTCTGAAAAGCCGGCAAAACAGCCAGCGAAAGCAATCACTATCCCTAATTCGGTGCTGAATGTAACGAAGGAAAATACGTATCCGAACCCTGCGCAGGATATGCCGACGCTGCAGCCGAGCGAATTAACCCAGCAGCTCATTGATTCATCGAAGGTTACGATCGAAAATCCGGATCTCATCCGGATGCTGAATGAAACCTCGGTCAGCAGCACTCCGTTCGCACTTGGCTATAGAGCGATCGTCTATCTCGGTCAATGGCCGTTAAATTATGAGTCTGCGGAAACCTCTCCAAATTGGGAATATCAGCGGATAAACACGAATTATTTCGATAACCGGGGCGGCAAGGCGCCTTACCAGATTCATTATGTGCAGGAAGCCCAGAAGGTTGTACGCGGGGGTCTGACTGCCAAAGTTCCCAATGCCGAGGATGTTAAAAAGATGATGCTCCTCAAGGCCATGGAGAAATCAGGTCTGCCTCTTGCTTTTGAAACGATTATAGGCGCAGGCACCAAAAAGGATCATATCTATAATATTCCGCCTAAAAGATTAGGGTATCTATACGGCTATGCTCCTGCCATCAATGAAAAGGGGAAAGTCACGTATGGAGAAGTGTACTTGATGCTGAAAGGCAGCAAAAAAATGATCGTCATAAAAAATGTCACTTCACAGGGAATAGGTGCCTGGATTCCGATTCAGGATCATGTGACATTCGGGTTTGTTGTTTCGGAAAGACCAAGATAAAAGGAAAAGCGGAAGCGCCTTCGGAACAAGCCAAAATCGCTTGTTCCTGCGAAGATCATCCAAGGAAGCTTTCCTTGGTGCCCACCCCCAACACCTCTAGGGGGTAGGCGCTCCTCCTAAAAGCTAAAGCTTTTAGCCGTGCGATGATGATGCTGTCGAAGCGTTCCTTGTGGAGCTAGACAGTTATCCACGTTCAAAATTTTATATTTTTTTGTAAGAAAGCCAGCCCAAAATTCGGGCTGGCTGATTTTTTTAGATATTCGAGCGTCGCGTCTTAAAATTTGTTTCTTTATAATAGCTGTTCTTCACAAGAACGTTAGGGCCAAGGCATTTTACACCGGCACAATGACAGTTCAGGGAATCGGCGAGTTCCGTTCTGCTCCATTTCTGATAAATATCCTCAAGCTGATCTGTCTGGATATTCCCGAGCGGCGGTGTATCACCAAAGTCAGTGACAATGACATCACCCGTGAAAATATTAACATTAAGACGTGATCTTCCGTCAGGATCATTTCGGACCGTCACATTTTTGGATGAGTGCAGTCTTCTTAGAAGCTCCAGGTCTTCCTTCTCGCTGCTGCAGGCATAAAAGGGCAGAGTGCCAAACAGCATCCAGGTATCCTCGTTCCTTACATCGAGAAGATGATGGATGGCTGATCTCATTTCTCCAAGAGTTAACGTTTCTAATGAGGAGGCGAAGTCTGAGGGGTACATAGGATGCACCTCATGGCGCTGACAGTTCATTTCTTCCGTAATCTGTTTATGGATTTTCTCAAGATAAGGCAATGTCCGTTTATTAAGCATGGTTTCAGCGGAAACCATTACCCCGGCTTTTACGAGCTCCCTGCTGTTTTCAATTATCCTGTAAAAAAGACGCTGACGCTGCTCTATTGTCGGCTTTCGTTCCATCATTGCAAAGCCGCCTTCAATAAAGTCCTCTTCCGTTCCCCAGTTATGAGATATATGTAGGACATCCAAATAAGGAATAATTTCTTCGTAACGGGCTAACTCCAGCGTCAGATTTGAATTAATCTGTGTTCTGACCCCTCTTTCGTGTGCATAGCGCAGCAGCGGCGCAACATAATTTTCAACCGATTTTTTGGAAAGCATCGGCTCCCCGCCTGTTATGCTCAGCGATCTTAACAGGGGAATCTCATCCAGCCTTTTCAGAAGCAAATTGATTGGCAGTGCGTCAGGATCTTTCGGCTGAAGGGTATAGCCGACAGCACAGTGTTCGCAGCGCATATTGCATAATACCGTTGTGGTAAATTCAATATTTGAAAGCACCATTTTTCCGTGCTGATCGATGTCGGAATAAGCTTCCCATGGATCATATTCCGGTGTGATGGGTGAAAGTTGTGTTTTCATATGCAGCTCCTTAAAAAATCTAAGTCCTTTGTCATTATTTAATCTTTGGAATCTATTGTCAATCGATAGTTTGGACTAAAAATGACATAATAACGTTTAATTTCTCCTCCTGCGGGAATTAACTCAATATCAAACGAGAAATACTTTCTAAATAAAGAGGAGGATCTGAACATGGAACAGAATAACACTTATAATACGACAAACACAACAACTGCTTTGAGGTCTGATTATGGTCAGGATATGGACATGAATTATGACAATGGACAAAACAGCAAGCTGATGAAAGGGATTGTGATTGGCGGTATTATTGGCGGAGCCTTAGCTATGCTTGATACCTCAACAAGAACGAAAGTGAAAACGAAAGCGATGGATCTTAAGGATTCTTCAGCAAATCTGATTTCAGAAGTAAGGGAAAATCCAGGCGATGTAAAGGAAAACATGATTAACCAATTCAAGAGTGCTTCCAATACCCTGAAAGATGCCATTAAAGACGCCCAGAGTTTATATCAGCGCGTCAATGAAGATGTTTTCGGCAATATGGATGTGGTAAAGGAAGTGTCAACCGACGCAATGTCAACAGCGAAGGATGCGAAAAGCGAGCTGGCTGATATCGGTTCAAAAGTGAAAGAGGCTGGCTCAGAATTAATGGAAAGCCCTGTTGAAAACAGTGGAACTTCCACAGGCTCAAACTATCAAGGTACAGGCGCAGTGAGCAGCACAAATACTGCTTTTCCGGCAGAGCGCGGTGAAAGTGCAGTTACCTACAGCCCTGAGACTCAAAAAAACAGCAATAACCTTTAATGAATGATATTAAAAATCCTCTGCTCTTATGAGTGGAGGATTTTTTGTCGTTTTTTTTCCTAATGATGGTTGTTTTATATTTTCAAGGAGGGGGTAACCCTTAATTATAGGTACAGGACAATTTTTGGAGGTTACATTATGGGTTATAGACGAGGGAAATCATTATCAAACGATATGGAAAAACAATCACACGAAAGAGAAACAGCTGTTGGTACTGCGGGGATGGTCGTGAGTCCTCACTCAGTTGCCACAGATATTGGTGAAAAAATATTGCGGGAGGGCGGCAATGCAGTAGATGCTGCTGCAGCCATCCAGTTTGCTTTAAATGTTGTAGAACCGATGATGACAGGCATTGGCGGAAGCGGCTTTTTAATGGTCTATGATAATAAGAAGAAAGATGTCAAAATATATGATGGCCACACACGGGCGCCAAAAGGCGTGCATCCGGAGATGTTTCTTGATGACAACGGGGAAGTAATCGATTTCCGCAAACGCTCTACCCATGGGTCAGCAGTGGGCATTCCGGGTATTTTAAAGGCTTTGGATACAGCTCTTGAGGAGCACGGATCCAAGCCGTTAGCCGATCTGATCCAGCCGGCAATCGAAGCTGCTGAGAGCGGTGTGGAAGTGAACTGGGTAATGGAGGAAGCTCTTCAGAACTTTCATTACAGACTTGGAGAAGAGGCTAAAGCATTTTATTTCCCTGAAGGCAAAACCTTGAAGGAGGGTGACAGGTTAGTTAAGGATCATTTAGCCCAGACATTCCGGATCCTGCAAAAAGAGGGGATTTCTTCTTTTTATGAAGGGGAAATTGCCCAAGCAATTGTAAAAAGTCTTGAAGAAGAAGGCGGCTTTATGACGCTTGAGGACCTGAAGAATTACCGTCTTACAATTGATGAACCGATATGGGGCGAATATAAAGGCTATAAGATTGCTTCGTCCGCTCCTCCGAGTGCAGGCGGTGTAACCGTGATTCAAATATTGAAGATCCTTGAGAAGTTTGACTTAAGCCAATATGATCCAAAGTCCTGGGAGAAGTATTATCTGATTACGGAAGCCATGCGATTGGCGTTTGCTGATAAGGTTGCCTATTCAGGTGATCCGGAATTTTCAGATCTCCCGATTGAAGGGCTGCTGCATGATGTTTATATTGCTGAAAGGGTCAAAGCCATTAATTTTAAAAGAAGAAATGATGCCATCGATTTTGGGAACCCATGGAAATATCAAGAGGGCGAACCAAAGCAGATTATCCGCCAGCCGGATGATTTAGAGAAAAGTGAAACGACCCATTTCACAGTTGTTGACCAATGGGGCAATATTGCTGCATGTACATCAACCGTTGAGCACCCATTTGGGTCAGGTATTATGGTAAAGGGCTACGGATTTTTATTAAATAATGAGCTGACAGACTTTGATGCCAACCCTGGCGGCATCAATGAACCAAAACCGGACAAAAGGCCGGTCAGCTGTAAAAGTCCGACGATTTTGTTTAAGGATGATCAGCCAGTCCTAACCCTTGGTTCTCCAGGCGGCCCAACCATTATCGGCTCGGTTTTTCAGACGATCGTGAATGTTATTGATCATAACATGAATTTAAAGGAAGCGATTGAAGAGCCCCGGATCTTTGCCACAACAGGACCGCTTATTGAATGGGAGCCGGGCATCAGCATGGAATCCAAGGGAGAAATGGAGTCCATGGGGTATGAATTTGGAGATAAGCCAAGCCGGATCGGAAATGTTCAGGCCATCCAGATCGACCGGGAGAAAGGCCGTTTATATGGAGCGGCTGACTCCAGCCGTGAAGGGAAGGCAGCCGGAATTACAGAGGAGCAAATAAAGAGCTGATACCTTTTATGTAAAGTGTTCCGTTTTGAAGTGCTTTTTAAAAAAATGAACAGAATTGCAGTCCTTTGGACATCCAATATGGCATAAAAAAAGCAAAACTCGCCCCTAAATGGCGAGTTTTCTTTGTTATTAATTAGTCGTTCTTATTGAGCTAAAGCACCCTATAGTTTAAGTATAATTGTTCACAAACTCGTTTTTGAAGTGAATTAGACACTATATCATAATATAAGAATTATCCGCAATAGTTACACTACAAATTGGAATTTATCATCCTATTTGGATTTATTAGTTGCTCTTACTTCATCTCTAATCTTCTCTACTAACATTCCAATATTATCTCTATAATTTTCAAGCTGAGCTTCTAATGTCTCATATTTCGAACTAGCAACAACTTTTCGCCCATAATATATTGTAGCAATTTCCCATTCTAATTCACCAATCTTTTTATGAAGAAAATCAAATTCTTCTTTGTATTTTTTTAATTCAGGAGTAAGTTTCTTTTCCATAGTATTCACCTTTCTTTCAAATTGATAAATTCCTATTTATGAGTATAATTATCTTGCCGTTGAACATAATACAAGAAAATTTCTTGATTTCCGAATTTAAATCCCTCTTTTAGCTTAATAAAAAATTGATTGATTTTGTATAATTTTATACAACTTATTGTAAAGAAGGTTTCACATTGCTTTACTAACTTGCATCGTTTGTTTAATAAGCAATTCAACAAAAAATGCATTAATCCTTCTCGGACTAATGCAATCGTTAGCTGAACATAAGGCTGTTCTTACCAAAATACTACTTAACCTCCTTAGTAAACCCAGTATCTTCAATCCATTCAAAGACCTCATCCTCTAGTGCCTGAATTTGCTCATTTTCTTTTTCATCCTCTGAATCAAGGTAATAATCATTTATACTGGCAATAGCAGCTGAAAGGTTTTGTCTCTTTATCATAGCTTCTCTTATTTCAAAATCAGTTTCCTTCTCACTAAATTTATCCTGAATTCTTCCTAAATGATGCAAACCTTTATACAAAAAGTAAATTGACATTAATAACTTTCTTTTTTCTTCTTCCGTCATTTGATATAAATTTCAAGGAAATCACCTCTTTATAGTCATTCCCTAGGTTCATATAGGTCATAACCTTATTCAACTAACCTGCCCCGGTTGTTAAAAAAGAAAAAGCCACCTGACTTAGCAGTTGATCTTGAATATATGCACCTGTTAGCTGAATAAAATTTATTAACACTCACCTTGAAAAATGTAAGGTGTAGAGGATTTTAATAAGTCCCCTACTCCACCTGGATGGTAAGGCATTAACTTATTAGCAGTATTTATGTCTACCCATTTTATTTCTGCAATTTCGTTCTTATCTTTAATTGTAATTTCTCCGTCTATAACTTTTGCCCCAAATGTAATCATTAATCCGTGATGACCTTGTTTAGAAAAGAACGCTTCATTAACTGCAATAATACTTTTTATTTCAACTACTAAACCAGTTTCTTCTTTTGTTTCTCGGATAACTGCCTGCTCTAACGTTTCACCTTTTCCAACCGCCCCACCTGGTAGAGACCAAGTTGAATGTCGATTATTAACCATTAAAACCTTCTCTGTTATTTCGTCATAAATAAACGAATATACAACATCTACTCTCTTCACAATTAACTCCTCTTTCTATTAGTCAAATATATTCAACTAACCTGACCCTTTTGTTTAATAAGAACTGTATTTGTGCCAGGTGGTAGTCGAGACTGTATTGTTAATGTAATAATTCTCTAAAATAGTTTCTAATAAATCTCAACAAAATTCCATCAGAACATATATTCGTGTATAATTCATTTATGACTATTAAGGGAGGGGTTCTTTTGAATTCAATTGACCTAATTATTTTAAACTTTAATGAAGTTCGAAGAAGAAGCGTTAATGTGTGGACATCAATTCCTGAAGAAAAATTAAAATGGAAGCCTGATGATGAAGCCATGAATTGCATAGAAATGATCAGGCATGTTCTGGAAAGCGAACATTATTATCACCTAGCACTTATAAATAGAGGAAGTCTTTCAGAGTTTATTTCACCTTTTAAAAATAGGCCTTTCACTAATGTAAACGCGGAATTGGAGTTTGCAAAACCATATCGCAATAATTTCATTGATACAATTAAGTCATTTTCTGAGGAAGATTTAACAAACATAAAGATAGACCGCTCTGATGCAGGATACATAAGAGACTTGGGGGATATGCTCCTCCGTATTGCCTACCACGAATCAATTCACACTGGTCAGCTTTTGGATTATTTAAGAACTGCAGGGGTACCCCGGATTCGAATCTGGGATTAAATTATAGTAAAGGTGCTTTCACTGTAGGGAAGTACCTTTTTATTTTGTATTAGTTCTTGAAAGACTACAAAGTGAGATAGCATTCAAGGGCTCTTCTTCCACAAACCTGCCCCGTTAGTTCAATATGAAAACAATATTACCAGCAGCCTAAAAGACATCGTAAATGACAGCTATTTTGGTACCACATTTTAATCGTACAATACGTATTGTCCATTATAAATTGTATTGCAAATTGCTATGTCAAAAACGGAAGAAATAGGCTAAAAACCTTAATAAACAAGGAAACTGACGTGTGTCAATTCACTCGTCAGTTTTAATGTCATTGACTCAATAAAGCACCCGAAACCGGTACCCTTTACCTTTTTTGGCATCAGCTTTTCTTTTGGCCAATATCACTAAGGGTGCTCATCGTGCTGGTTGAACTGCTCTTTTGAATGACTGACATACTGCCGTCAGTTTCAAACACAACTGCTTCAATTTCATCCATTGAGGCATGACCGGCAGAGCGCACTGCCTGCAGGACTTCTGATTGTAAAACCCTGTTCTCTTTTAAAGCCGATTCAACAAAATGACCCTTGTAATAGAGAAGTTCCGGACTGGCTTTTATGATCTTATTGAATTTGGCTGAATGAAGAGATAGCCAGGAAACGATATACTGCAGGCTGATCAAAAGAACATAAGCAGTCAGCCCCTCGGCAAGTGATACCTGTTTATTAAGGAATATAGTGGCAAGGGTAGAGCCGATGGCAACTGTCACCACTAAATCAAATGCATTCATTTTGGTTAAGGTTCTTTTTCCTGCTATCCTTAGGAATATAACCAGGAATATATAACTCATTGCCCCAATCGAGAGAACTCTCCATATGTCCTGCCAGCTGGAAAAAAGCATGGTTTGCCTCCCTTCTATATAGTGTCTATTCCTTTTAAAGAAAGACAGTAAACGGACGATTTTTTATTCATTTTCATGTTGCAGGGCAGCATTGACGGGTATATTAAGTAAAAATACTTATTTGCTGAAACAACAGATTTCATGTAGGATGTAATCGAGACGAAAGGAGAGAACGTTTTGGGCAGTCCGATTCAAGATAAAAATTCACAGGTTACTTTTCTAAAACAGCGCTTAAATATGTTCCTGGACGTACTGGAAGCTATTGAGCCGGAAGACACTGAAATCGAAGACATCGACCGTCTGATTGAAATGATCGATGACCTCGAATCCAAATGCCGTGAATTTAATAACCGCGATTAACAATAGGAGCCTGAGGGCTCTTTTTTTTGCGGAAAATTCCTTTTTCATCCTTCCTGTAAACGATTGCAACCTTTATCTTTAAATACACATCAGATAGGAGTATAATGGTAGACGATTAATAATTATAATTTTCATAAAAGATATAGCGATATAGGGAGCAAAGGGAAGGGGACTAAAGCAATGAATATCGACAAATTTCAGGAAAGCATGTATCAGCTGATCGTTGAGACATCCACGAATCTTCCGCGTGACGTGCGCCGTGCGATTAAATCAGCGAAAGAAAGAGAAAATGCCGGCACGAGAGCGGCGATGAGCCTAGATACAATTACGAATAATATTAAAATGGCCGATGATAATGTGTCGCCAATCTGCCAGGATACCGGCTTGCCGACATTCAAAATCAAGACGCCTGTCGGTGCGAACCAGCTGGTTATGAAAGAAGCGATCAAAAACGCAATTGCCCAGGCAACCAAGGACGGAAAACTTCGCCCGAACTCTGTTGATTCTTTGACAGGAGCCAACAGCGGGGACAATCTTGGCTTCGGCACTCCTGTTATTAAATTTGATCAATGGGAAAAAGATTATATTGACGCACGCCTGATCTTAAAAGGCGGCGGCTGTGAAAATAAAAATATCCAATACAGCCTTCCATGTGAACTTGACGGCCTTGGCCGCGCTGGACGCGACTTGGATGGAATCCGCAAGTGCATTATGCACTCTGTATACCAGGCCCAGGGACAAGGCTGCAGCGCCGGTTTCATCGGTGTAGGAATCGGGGGAGACCGCTCTTCAGGATATGACCTGGCGAAAGAGCAGCTGTTCCGTTCTGTAGATGATGTGAACACTAATGAAGATCTTCGCAAGCTTGAAGATTATGTGATGGAAAATGCCAATGAGCTTGGCATCGGAACAATGGGCTTCGGCGGGGAAACAACGCTCCTTGGCTGTAAAGTCGGTGTGATGAACCGCATTCCTGCCAGTTTCTTCGTATCTGTGGCTTATAATTGCTGGGCGTTCCGCCGTCTTGGCGTGGCAATCAGCATGGAAACAGGCGAAATTAATGAATGGATGTACCAGGAAGGCGAGCACATCGACTTTGGTGCAACTGAAGCTGAGCTTGAGACAGCGGCAGCAGCAGAAACAGCTGAGCAAACCAACATCGTGACCTTGCAGGCTCCGATCACGGAAGAACAGATTCGAGGTCTTAAGGTCGGTGATGTCGTTCAAATCAACGGCATGATGTACACTGGGCGCGACGCCATCCACCACCACTTAATGGACCATGATGCACCAGTTGACCTTAATGGACAGGTTATTTATCACTGCGGTCCGGTTATGATGAAGGATGAAGACGGCAAGTGGCATGTAAAAGCAGCCGGTCCGACTACAAGTATCCGTGAGGAGCCTTATCAGGGCGATATCATGAAAAAGTTTGGCATCCGTGCTGTAATCGGAAAAGGCGGAATGGGGCCGAAAACATTGGCAGCACTTCAGGAGCATGGCGGCGTTTACTTAAATGCAATCGGTGGGGCTGCACAATATTATGCAGACTGCATCAAATCGGTTGAAGGTGTGGATCTGATGGAATTCGGTATTCCTGAGGCCATGTGGCACCTTAAGGTTGAAGGCTTTACCGCAGTGGTGACAATGGATTCCCACGGCAACAGCCTTCATCGTGATGTAGATAAATCTTCACTTGAGAAACTGGCGCAATTTAAAGAGCGTGTATTTTAATATTGGAACGAGAGAGACTGCATGCGGTCTCTCTTTTTTTGTGCATTTTTGCCAGCCGGCCCTGTGAATGTTTTTTTTTCATTCACAAACACTAAGAAAAAATATTGGAGGAGCTCAGATGAAAAAATTAAGTATCTTCCTGAGTGTATTTATTCTGTTTTTTTCCGGAACAGCTTATGCAAACTATGGCAACTCGCCGGTTCATTGGGGATTTAAAAAAGCAAAAAATGAGGTGCCCGCCGAAGCAGGCAAG
It encodes the following:
- a CDS encoding acyl-CoA dehydrogenase family protein → MKFQDLKTPEERIRLMEELSKKFLSRAAKNDEEGLFPFENMKELKESGYTSLTVPKRYGGKEISLSEFLHLQEKIAEGDGSTALSIGWHMGIIKSLGEKNNWEEAVFKKLCEDVKKGALMNNCATEPQTGSPTRGGKPVTSARKEEDSWIINGRKSFTTMAPVLDYFNVSATIEESGEIGNFLIPGNSTGLEIEETWDSIAMRGTGSHDLLIKDVRVKEEALVELFQPGKKGAAGWLLHIPACYLGIAQAAQDYAITFAKDYSPNSIKGAIIDLPNVQQKIGEMEFELMRARYFLYSVADKWDEANDETRSGMQPELGAVKLAVTNAAITVVDLAMRVAGARSLSVKNPLQRYYRDVRAGLHNPPMDDMTIQALAKNAIK
- the ggt gene encoding gamma-glutamyltransferase; this encodes MGYRRGKSLSNDMEKQSHERETAVGTAGMVVSPHSVATDIGEKILREGGNAVDAAAAIQFALNVVEPMMTGIGGSGFLMVYDNKKKDVKIYDGHTRAPKGVHPEMFLDDNGEVIDFRKRSTHGSAVGIPGILKALDTALEEHGSKPLADLIQPAIEAAESGVEVNWVMEEALQNFHYRLGEEAKAFYFPEGKTLKEGDRLVKDHLAQTFRILQKEGISSFYEGEIAQAIVKSLEEEGGFMTLEDLKNYRLTIDEPIWGEYKGYKIASSAPPSAGGVTVIQILKILEKFDLSQYDPKSWEKYYLITEAMRLAFADKVAYSGDPEFSDLPIEGLLHDVYIAERVKAINFKRRNDAIDFGNPWKYQEGEPKQIIRQPDDLEKSETTHFTVVDQWGNIAACTSTVEHPFGSGIMVKGYGFLLNNELTDFDANPGGINEPKPDKRPVSCKSPTILFKDDQPVLTLGSPGGPTIIGSVFQTIVNVIDHNMNLKEAIEEPRIFATTGPLIEWEPGISMESKGEMESMGYEFGDKPSRIGNVQAIQIDREKGRLYGAADSSREGKAAGITEEQIKS
- a CDS encoding YfkD famly protein — its product is MKKYVSILFLGLILLLSFHPAAEAQKGSEKPAKQPAKAITIPNSVLNVTKENTYPNPAQDMPTLQPSELTQQLIDSSKVTIENPDLIRMLNETSVSSTPFALGYRAIVYLGQWPLNYESAETSPNWEYQRINTNYFDNRGGKAPYQIHYVQEAQKVVRGGLTAKVPNAEDVKKMMLLKAMEKSGLPLAFETIIGAGTKKDHIYNIPPKRLGYLYGYAPAINEKGKVTYGEVYLMLKGSKKMIVIKNVTSQGIGAWIPIQDHVTFGFVVSERPR
- the yfkAB gene encoding radical SAM/CxCxxxxC motif protein YfkAB; translated protein: MKTQLSPITPEYDPWEAYSDIDQHGKMVLSNIEFTTTVLCNMRCEHCAVGYTLQPKDPDALPINLLLKRLDEIPLLRSLSITGGEPMLSKKSVENYVAPLLRYAHERGVRTQINSNLTLELARYEEIIPYLDVLHISHNWGTEEDFIEGGFAMMERKPTIEQRQRLFYRIIENSRELVKAGVMVSAETMLNKRTLPYLEKIHKQITEEMNCQRHEVHPMYPSDFASSLETLTLGEMRSAIHHLLDVRNEDTWMLFGTLPFYACSSEKEDLELLRRLHSSKNVTVRNDPDGRSRLNVNIFTGDVIVTDFGDTPPLGNIQTDQLEDIYQKWSRTELADSLNCHCAGVKCLGPNVLVKNSYYKETNFKTRRSNI
- a CDS encoding NUDIX hydrolase, which gives rise to MKRVDVVYSFIYDEITEKVLMVNNRHSTWSLPGGAVGKGETLEQAVIRETKEETGLVVEIKSIIAVNEAFFSKQGHHGLMITFGAKVIDGEITIKDKNEIAEIKWVDINTANKLMPYHPGGVGDLLKSSTPYIFQGEC
- the cax gene encoding calcium/proton exchanger, which gives rise to MTNKVFMVLAFAGVPLSVIGTLMHWSNILLFVIYCITIIALASYMGRATESLAVVAGPRIGGLLNATFGNAVELIISIFALKAGLISVVLASLTGSVLGNLLLVAGLSFFVGGVKYKTQSFNVFDARHNSGLLMFAVIVAFVIPEVFSMTMDEAETITFSIGISVILIALYLAALFFKLVTHRGVYQSKEESKSSHEEETPEWSKGKAIAVLAISTIAVAYVSENLVHTFETVGEAFGWTELFIGVVIVAIVGNAAEHASAIIMAYKNKMDIAVEIAVGSTLQVAMFVAPVLVLLSLLFPTAMPLVFTLPELIAMVTAVLLMIVIGNDGETNWFEGATLLAAYVIMGIGFYLL
- a CDS encoding DinB family protein, with the protein product MNSIDLIILNFNEVRRRSVNVWTSIPEEKLKWKPDDEAMNCIEMIRHVLESEHYYHLALINRGSLSEFISPFKNRPFTNVNAELEFAKPYRNNFIDTIKSFSEEDLTNIKIDRSDAGYIRDLGDMLLRIAYHESIHTGQLLDYLRTAGVPRIRIWD